The following proteins are co-located in the Apium graveolens cultivar Ventura chromosome 5, ASM990537v1, whole genome shotgun sequence genome:
- the LOC141723694 gene encoding protein EXECUTER 2, chloroplastic-like, whose product MGVANAWATGHSVPVPHITPVKSDKLLSLRKLNYLLGWSLSRNPSCRIGSKVLKQHKLLSCRCSGNENANASTSNLYKHASCLDWDWNRWNRHFSEIEQAESFSSVLKFQLEDAIENEDFQEAAKLKLAIKEATSKDSIAEIMSELKNAIDEERYHEASRLCRSTGSGLVGWWVGYSKDSDDPFGKLIHITPGVGRFVGKTFSPRQLVTASPGTPLFEIFVVKDDEKTYTMQVVFLKRIKGSTTKSTRSSTSKSTKGPSGDDEDASVVDVEVNEDKSEKGNEKSMTFEGVTEDGLRSVINFLKDKIPELKVKVTYVDESDDEVIENSDSLKQIMEENDENSVLIESSEDESSNLDDIQPDQFSLGGGGNAIEDDKNFDMMKLFVGGILHNKDESPSKDEYMRVPGEIKNMERDSFLLHVPVGRVGHDGGSILPNEELAAISAKGASELMPPDVAKAFFGANKVSPRVSRDVQEIVKLAASQAQKKEKLSEYTSFSRINTSNGDLDPFEGLYVGAFGPYGTEVVQLRRKYGNWNSTTDSDEESSNMDFFEYVEAVKLTGDLNVPGGQVTFRVKVGQGNRLSNRGMYPDELGVVASYKGQGRIADFGFKNPKWVEGELLQLNGRGMGPYVKGADLGFLYVVPEQSFLVLFNRLKLPE is encoded by the exons ATGGGTGTGGCCAACGCTTGGGCCACTGGTCACTCTGTTCCAGTGCCACACATCACTCCTGTGAAATCTGACAAGCTTTTGAGCTTGAGGAAGCTTAATTACTTGTTGGGCTGGAGTTTATCAAGAAACCCAAGTTGTAGAATTGGGAGTAAAGTGTTGAAGCAGCACAAGTTGTTGAGTTGTCGTTGTAGTGGGAATGAGAATGCCAATGCTTCTACTTCTAATCTTTATAAACATGCTTCTTGTTTGGATTGGGATTGGAATCGTTGGAATAGACATTTTTCTGAGATTGAACAAGCTGAGAGCTTTTCTTCTGTTCTTAAg TTTCAACTAGAAGATGCCATTGAGAACGAAGACTTCCAGGAAGCTGCAAAATTAAAATTAGCTATAAAAGAAGCAACATCAAAAGACAGTATTGCTGAGATTATGTCCGAGTTGAAG AATGCAATAGATGAGGAGCGTTATCATGAAGCTTCCAGGTTGTGCAGAAGTACAGGAAGTGGGCTG GTTGGTTGGTGGGTTGGCTATTCGAAAGATTCTGATGATCCGTTTGGTAAACTAATACACATAACTCCTGGTGTGGGAAGATTTGTGGGAAAAACTTTCAGTCCAAG ACAGTTGGTTACTGCATCACCTGGAACTCCGCTGTTCGAGATCTTTGTGGTCAAAGACGACGAGAAGACATACACTATGCAG GTTGTTTTCCTGAAGAGAATTAAAGGAAGCACTACAAAGTCCACAAGATCATCAACTTCTAAATCCACAAAAGGGCCATCTGGAGATGATGAGGATGCATCTGTAGTTGATGTTGAGGTCAATGAAGATAAATCAGAAAAGGGTAACGAGAAGAGTATGACTTTTGAGGGAGTAACCGAGGACGGGTTAAGAAGTGTGATAAATTTTTTGAAAGATAAAATTCCCGAATTGAAAGTAAAAGTAACGTATGTAGATGAATCAGACGACGAAGTTATAGAAAACAGTGATTCCTTGAAGCAGATTATGGAAGAAAATGATGAAAATTCAGTGTTAATCGAGAGTTCCGAAGATGAATCTAGCAATTTGGATGACATTCAGCCTGACCAGTTTTCTTTGGGAGGAGGTGGTAATGCAATTGAAGATGATAAAAATTTTGATATGATGAAGCTTTTTGTTGGTGGCATTTTACACAACAAAGATGAATCTCCGTCTAAGGATGAGTATATGCGGGTACCAGGTGAAATAAAAAATATGGAAAGAGATTCTTTTCTGCTACATGTTCCTGTGGGAAGAGTTGGTCACGACGGTGGAAGTATTCTTCCAAATGAGGAGCTGGCAGCCATATCAGCTAAAGGTGCTTCTGAGCTAATGCCTCCTGATGTAGCTAAAGCATTCTTCGGTGCCAATAAAGTATCTCCAAGG GTTTCTAGAGACGTTCAAGAAATTGTAAAGCTTGCCGCTAGCCAGGCACAGAAGAAAGAAAAATTATCTGAATACACAAGTTTTAGTCGTATAAACACTTCCAATGGTGATTTAGATCCATTTGAAG GTCTTTATGTGGGTGCCTTTGGTCCTTATGGCACAGAGGTAGTTCAGCTGAGACGTAAATATGGGAACTGGAATAGTACGACTGATAGTGATGAAGAGTCCTCTAACATGGATTTTTTTGAGTATGTCGAGGCAGTAAAGCTTACTGGGGACTTGAATGTCCCTGGTGGCCAG GTGACATTTCGTGTTAAAGTTGGGCAAGGGAATCGCCTCTCTAATCGAGGGATGTATCCAGATGAATTGGGAGTG GTTGCAAGTTACAAAGGTCAAGGAAGGATAGCAGATTTTGGTTTTAAGAATCCAAAGTGGGTTGAGGGTGAACTTCTTCAACTCAATGGACGG GGAATGGGGCCATATGTCAAAGGTGCAGACCTCGGTTTCCTTTATGTTGTGCCTGAGCAGAGTTTTCTGGTGCTCTTTAACCGTCTAAAACTGCCAGAGTAA
- the LOC141723695 gene encoding CASP-like protein 4A3, producing MSQSQPPNHRIAAAPPTENMKKLTTTPKTRTVSDADSQISDADSFHSIPSPFHTDNSKALVAVTADKYYSPGPSLPPISNQRHRNLEFPAPATPPATPPASNFKVDRVVKEEVVAGVTRVGPTGEGLGFDEEVGGQRRSRAAVESILKRSRKDLSVERAALGLRVCEIVLCLISFSVMAADKTQGWSGDSFDRYKEYRYCLSVAVIAFVYSGLQASDLAYHSATGKNFISHHLRYHFDFVMDQILAYLLVSASSSAATRVDDWVSNWGKDQFTEMATASIGMSFLAFAAFASSSLISGYNLCNRVSSGL from the exons ATGAGCCAATCTCAACCGCCCAACCACCGCATCGCCGCCGCACCTCCGACGGAAAACATGAAAAAACTCACAACCACTCCCAAAACTCGCACTGTCTCCGACGCCGATTCTCAAATCAGCGACGCCGATTCATTCCACTCTATCCCTTCGCCTTTCCACACCGACAACTCCAAAGCTCTCGTCGCCGTCACCGCTGACAAGTACTACTCTCCCGGTCCCTCTCTGCCGCCGATTTCGAACCAGAGGCACCGGAATTTGGAGTTTCCGGCGCCGGCGACGCCGCCGGCGACGCCGCCGGCGAGCAATTTCAAGGTTGATCGGGTGGTGAAGGAGGAGGTGGTGGCTGGAGTGACGAGAGTGGGGCCTACGGGTGAGGGATTAGGGTTTGATGAAGAAGTAGGGGGACAGAGGAGGTCGAGAGCGGCGGTGGAGAGTATATTGAAGAGATCAAGGAAGGATTTGAGTGTGGAGAGAGCGGCGTTAGGGTTGAGAGTTTGCGAAATTGTGTTGTGTTTGATTTCGTTTTCGGTTATGGCTGCGGATAAGACTCAGGGGTGGAGTGGTGATTCTTTTGATCGCTATAAGGAGTACAG ATACTGCCTCTCTGTGGCTGTTATTGCATTTGTATATTCAGGATTACAAGCCTCTGATCTTGCATACCATTCAGCCACAGGCAAAAATTTTATTTCGCATCACCTTCGTTATCATTTCGATTTTGTGATGGATCAG ATTCTAGCATATCTTCTGGTATCTGCATCGTCTTCAGCTGCCACCAGGGTAGATGACTGGGTATCAAACTGGGGAAAAGATCAGTTTACAGAAATGGCTACTGCATCTATTGGAATGTcttttctggcatttgcagctTTTGCCTCGAGTTCGCTCATATCTGGTTACAATCTATGTAACCGCGTCTCTAGTGGATTGTAA
- the LOC141723693 gene encoding uncharacterized protein LOC141723693, translating into MIRAATFASTSTPPKLPNPPSHSLQNQHTRRQILTSLTISITPLFTPPQPHFSTPASQARGLFQMPPPRLTNRYFLVRAGESEFESLGIINTNPVAKTSMDNGLSEIGKKQTIRAALALRDMGACDRSCWIWPSITQRAYQAAEVIAAVNKINRSNIVPEYSFLDARGLGAYEGKNLESISEIYASDNLSPNIKPPPTNDGTPNESVADVFVRVTQLMSILETQYSEDTVIIVSPDSDNLTILQAGLVGLDLRRHKELYFGPGEVRFVDTSSIPTYKQPASAVYKCLNPPSCT; encoded by the exons ATGATAAGAGCCGCTACATTTGCCTCCACTTCAACCCCTCCAAAACTTCCCAACCCTCCTTCTCATTCTCTTCAAAATCAACACACCAGGCGTCAAATACTTACTTCTCTCACCATTTCAATAACCCCACTCTTCACTCCCCCTCAACCCCACTTCTCAACTCCTGCTTCTCAAGCTCGTGGTCTCTTCCAAATGCCCCCTCCTCGCCTCACCAATAG GTACTTTTTGGTTAGAGCTGGGGAATCTGAGTTTGAAAGTTTGGGGataattaatactaaccctgtTGCTAAAACTTCTATGGATAATGGTTTATCTGAGATTGGTAAAAAACAGACTATTAGGGCTGCTTTAGCTTTGAGGGATATGGGGGCTTGTGATCGCAGTTGCTGGATTTGGCCCTCGATTACTCAGAGGGCTTATCAGGCTGCTGAGGTTATTGCTGCTGTGAACAAGATTAACAGAAG TAACATAGTACCAGAATACAGCTTCTTGGATGCTCGTGGCTTAGGAGCGTACGAGGGGAAGAATTTGGAATCCATTTCAGAA ATTTACGCTTCAGACAATCTTTCTCCAAATATCAAGCCTCCTCCTACTAATGATGGTACACCAAATGAGAGCGTAGCAGATGTGTTTGTCCGTGTAACACAACTCATGTCAATTCTTGAAACTCAGTACTCGGAGGACACTGTAATTATTGTTTCACCTGATTCTGACAACTTAACAATTCTACAAGCAGGTTTAGTCGGACTTGACCTTCGAAG GCATAAGGAACTCTATTTCGGCCCTGGTGAAGTTAGGTTTGTTGATACGAGTAGCATACCGACCTATAAACAACCTGCATCTGCTGTGTACAAGTGCTTAAACCCGCCAAGTTGTACTTGA